One genomic window of Polyangium aurulentum includes the following:
- the glyQ gene encoding glycine--tRNA ligase subunit alpha, which yields MTFQDIILTLQRFWAERGCLIVQPYNSEVGAGTYNPATFLRALGPEPWNVAFVEPSRRPTDGRYGENPNRAQQFHQFQVILKPSPANIQELYLESLRALGTDPLKHDVRFIEDDWESPTLGAWGLGWQVWIDGLEISQFTYFQQVGGIDCRPISGELTYGLERIAMYLQDKDNMYDVVYSEAGGNIVRYGEIFHRAEWEWSTYNFEEADVEEHFKAFDHFEAEAKRLIWRGVDANAKGAKPDAKKALVLPAYDCVVKAAHRFNVLDARGAISVTERQRFIGRVRALARLIAETYVAQREALGFPMLPKTAAAAE from the coding sequence ATGACCTTTCAAGACATCATCCTCACGCTTCAGCGGTTCTGGGCCGAGCGCGGCTGCCTCATCGTGCAGCCGTACAACTCCGAGGTCGGCGCGGGCACGTACAACCCCGCGACGTTCCTGCGCGCGCTCGGGCCCGAGCCCTGGAACGTGGCCTTCGTCGAGCCCTCCCGCCGCCCCACCGACGGGCGCTACGGCGAGAACCCGAACCGCGCGCAGCAGTTCCACCAGTTCCAGGTGATCCTCAAGCCGAGCCCGGCCAATATCCAGGAGCTGTACCTCGAGTCGCTGCGCGCGCTCGGCACCGACCCGCTCAAGCACGACGTGCGCTTCATCGAGGACGACTGGGAGTCGCCCACCCTCGGCGCATGGGGCCTCGGCTGGCAGGTGTGGATCGACGGCCTCGAGATCTCGCAGTTCACCTACTTCCAGCAGGTCGGCGGCATCGACTGCCGCCCCATCTCGGGCGAGCTCACGTACGGGCTCGAGCGCATCGCGATGTACCTGCAGGACAAGGACAACATGTACGACGTCGTCTACTCCGAGGCCGGCGGCAACATCGTGCGCTACGGAGAGATCTTCCACCGCGCCGAGTGGGAGTGGTCGACGTACAACTTCGAAGAGGCCGACGTCGAGGAGCACTTCAAGGCCTTCGATCACTTCGAGGCCGAGGCGAAGCGGCTCATCTGGCGCGGCGTCGACGCGAACGCGAAGGGCGCCAAGCCCGACGCGAAGAAGGCGCTCGTCTTGCCCGCCTACGACTGCGTGGTGAAGGCCGCGCACCGCTTCAACGTGCTCGACGCGCGCGGCGCCATCAGCGTCACCGAGCGCCAGCGCTTCATCGGCCGCGTGCGCGCGCTCGCCCGTCTGATCGCCGAGACCTACGTCGCGCAGCGCGAGGCGCTCGGGTTCCCGATGCTGCCGAAGACGGCCGCCGCGGCGGAGTAG